A stretch of Paludisphaera rhizosphaerae DNA encodes these proteins:
- a CDS encoding CocE/NonD family hydrolase, with protein sequence MRSFRPQARLAACAAAILLLPAASALGDEAEEVKANYTKYEFLIPMRDGVRLFTAVYVPKDRSRLYPIMLTRTPYSVGPYGADSYRQSLGPSALFRRDGFIFAYQDVRGRYMSEGEYVNMRPYRPIKTDASEIDESSDTFDTIEWLLKNVGGHNGKVGQWGISYPGFYTSMGMIDAHPALKASSPQAPIADWFAGDDWHHNGALFLAHAFNFMSNFGHPRPTPVKRNAADRYMYNDQPDGYAFFLNLGPLSNADARYYKGDVPFWNEMMRHANYDDWWKARNIRPHLKNIKPAVLNVGGWYDAENLYGVLETYKSVEASTPRATNVLVMGPWSHGSWAGGPGGSLGPIPFNSNTGEYYREQIEFPFFRTLLKDPEGATVPEARVFETGTNQWRTFQVWPPKEAKPKTLYLTSGGRVSFSPDSSSAPMFDEYVSDPAKPVPFIDAVSNRMTADYMIQDQRFAGRRPDVLVYQTEPLTEDLTIVGPMQVKLHVSTSGTDSDWVVKLVDVFPDDHAGETTDGKPLASFQGLVRGDVMRGRYRDGLASPQPFTPNQPTPVSMTLQDVAHTFRSGHRLMVQIQSTWFPLVDRNPQKFVDLATAAPEDFQKAVQRVFHGPTTPSRLEVLELPR encoded by the coding sequence ATGCGGTCGTTCCGTCCTCAAGCCCGGCTCGCGGCCTGCGCCGCGGCGATCCTCCTGCTGCCCGCCGCGTCGGCCCTCGGCGATGAGGCCGAGGAGGTCAAGGCGAACTACACCAAGTACGAGTTCCTGATCCCGATGCGCGACGGCGTCCGCCTGTTCACGGCGGTTTACGTCCCCAAGGACCGCTCGCGCCTCTATCCGATCATGCTCACCCGGACGCCTTACAGCGTCGGCCCGTACGGGGCTGACTCGTACCGCCAGTCGCTCGGCCCCTCCGCCCTCTTCCGCCGCGACGGCTTCATCTTCGCCTATCAGGACGTGCGAGGGCGTTACATGTCCGAGGGCGAATACGTCAACATGCGGCCCTACCGGCCGATCAAGACCGACGCCTCCGAGATCGACGAAAGCTCGGACACGTTCGATACGATCGAGTGGCTGCTGAAGAACGTCGGCGGACACAACGGCAAGGTCGGCCAGTGGGGAATCTCGTATCCGGGCTTCTATACGTCGATGGGAATGATCGACGCCCACCCCGCGCTGAAGGCGTCGTCGCCGCAGGCGCCCATCGCTGACTGGTTCGCCGGCGACGACTGGCACCACAACGGGGCTCTCTTCCTAGCCCACGCGTTCAACTTCATGTCGAACTTCGGCCACCCTCGGCCGACCCCCGTGAAGCGGAACGCGGCCGACCGCTACATGTACAACGACCAGCCCGACGGCTACGCCTTCTTCCTCAACCTCGGCCCGCTCTCGAACGCCGACGCCCGTTACTACAAGGGCGACGTCCCGTTCTGGAACGAGATGATGCGGCACGCCAACTACGACGACTGGTGGAAGGCCCGCAACATCCGCCCCCACCTGAAGAACATCAAGCCGGCCGTCCTCAACGTCGGCGGCTGGTATGACGCTGAGAACCTCTACGGCGTCCTGGAGACCTACAAGTCCGTCGAGGCCTCTACCCCCCGGGCGACGAACGTACTTGTCATGGGCCCCTGGTCGCACGGCTCCTGGGCCGGCGGCCCCGGCGGTTCGCTCGGCCCGATCCCGTTCAACTCGAACACCGGCGAATACTACCGCGAGCAGATCGAGTTCCCCTTCTTCCGAACGCTCCTGAAGGACCCCGAAGGCGCAACGGTCCCCGAAGCCCGCGTGTTCGAGACCGGCACGAACCAGTGGCGAACGTTCCAGGTCTGGCCGCCGAAAGAGGCCAAACCCAAGACGCTCTACCTGACCTCAGGCGGCCGCGTCTCCTTCTCGCCGGACTCCTCCAGCGCCCCGATGTTCGATGAGTACGTCAGCGACCCGGCCAAGCCTGTGCCGTTCATCGACGCCGTCTCCAACCGGATGACGGCCGACTACATGATCCAGGACCAGCGCTTCGCCGGCCGTCGGCCTGACGTCCTGGTCTACCAGACCGAACCCCTGACCGAAGACCTGACCATCGTCGGCCCGATGCAGGTGAAGCTCCACGTCTCGACGTCGGGGACGGACTCCGACTGGGTCGTGAAGCTGGTGGACGTCTTCCCCGACGACCACGCCGGCGAGACGACCGACGGCAAGCCGCTGGCGAGCTTCCAGGGCCTGGTCCGCGGCGACGTAATGCGCGGTCGCTACCGCGACGGCCTGGCCTCGCCTCAGCCGTTCACTCCGAACCAGCCGACTCCCGTGAGCATGACGCTCCAGGACGTTGCCCACACGTTCCGATCGGGCCACCGACTGATGGTGCAGATCCAGAGCACCTGGTTCCCGCTGGTCGATCGCAACCCCCAGAAGTTCGTCGACCTCGCCACGGCCGCTCCCGAGGATTTCCAGAAGGCCGTCCAGCGCGTTTTCCACGGGCCGACGACGCCCTCGCGGCTGGAGGTCCTGGAACTCCCTCGCTGA
- a CDS encoding isocitrate/isopropylmalate family dehydrogenase — protein sequence MNRPSYRVTELLGDGIGDELSEAVHRLADALPIRLEFVPVDIRVENRRAKGKAIYDEAVEKILDTKVALKHPTATTEESPNAVLRRRLDLSVIHRPVYTIPGVPTNFRRELDLDIVRIATGGTYDDPGRMIGEDGAVSLRIVERRPVREAARYAFNLARKTSKRVTSASKYTIQKATDGLFEKVAKEVAGQFPEVPHNIELFDALLGKVIMAPEKFQIVLVLNEYGDFLSDMACGLAGSLGIGASANLAFDASAVVRVALFDAAHGTAPDIAGKNLANPTAIFLAFSLLLYQLGEISLGQAVKNTTLDLLREGVRTPDLGGKESTRSFTEAVAKEVARRVEANAAPAPSDAPAAG from the coding sequence ATGAACCGCCCGTCCTATCGCGTCACGGAGCTGCTCGGCGACGGCATCGGGGACGAGTTGTCGGAGGCGGTCCACCGCCTGGCCGACGCTTTACCCATTCGCCTGGAGTTCGTCCCGGTCGACATCCGCGTCGAGAATCGTCGCGCCAAGGGGAAGGCGATCTACGATGAGGCGGTCGAGAAAATCCTCGACACGAAGGTCGCGCTGAAGCATCCCACGGCGACCACCGAGGAGAGCCCCAACGCGGTGCTTCGCCGACGGCTGGACCTCTCGGTCATCCATCGGCCGGTCTACACGATCCCCGGCGTTCCGACCAACTTCCGCCGCGAGCTGGACCTGGACATCGTCCGGATCGCCACCGGCGGCACCTACGACGACCCCGGTCGGATGATCGGCGAGGACGGAGCCGTGAGCCTCCGGATCGTCGAGCGCCGGCCCGTTCGCGAGGCCGCCCGCTACGCCTTCAACCTGGCTCGCAAGACGAGCAAGCGAGTCACCAGCGCATCGAAGTACACGATCCAGAAGGCGACCGACGGCCTGTTCGAGAAGGTGGCCAAGGAAGTCGCCGGCCAGTTCCCCGAGGTCCCCCACAACATCGAGCTGTTCGACGCGCTTCTGGGCAAGGTCATCATGGCGCCAGAGAAGTTCCAGATCGTCCTCGTGCTCAACGAGTACGGCGACTTCCTCTCCGACATGGCCTGCGGCCTGGCGGGCTCGCTGGGTATCGGCGCCAGCGCCAACCTGGCGTTCGACGCCTCGGCCGTCGTCCGCGTCGCCCTGTTCGACGCAGCCCACGGCACCGCGCCGGACATCGCCGGGAAGAACCTGGCCAACCCCACGGCCATCTTCCTGGCCTTCTCGCTCTTGCTGTACCAGCTCGGCGAGATCAGCCTCGGCCAGGCGGTGAAGAACACGACCCTGGACCTCCTCCGCGAGGGCGTCCGCACGCCCGATCTCGGCGGCAAGGAGTCGACCCGGTCGTTCACCGAGGCCGTCGCCAAGGAGGTCGCCCGCCGCGTTGAGGCGAACGCCGCGCCGGCTCCTTCGGACGCTCCGGCCGCCGGCTGA
- a CDS encoding amino acid permease, with the protein MPVGESSAKPSPRPSASQVLVVTSVMFTFISYWRTAAIVLCDLASTAYYIGGIVESQIGKAAPWFILAVMVMSYAVCTVYIESCAMFVRGGVYRIVKEAMGRQMAGLAVSALLFDFILTGPISGVTAGQYIMGLLNDLLNLGPESPIIVHQDLWSSLIAIAITVYFWRVNTKGIHESSDQALKIMGATTVMAVVLITWCLATIAVDPSKRALPSPAPDFSKKVDFEGKPVLDPFGRQVDPLGFLGHTKVAEELRPEAIKGNWWSLIGVFGLVVAFGHSVLAMSGEETLAQVYREVESPKLKNFKKAALIVFLYSLLLTSLISFFAVMIIPDDVRMSQYSGNLIGGLAMNVIGPQWARLGLNALVVLVGFLILSGAVNTAIIGSNGILNRVSEDGVLPDWFLKPHPKFGTTSRLINLVVILQIITILLSQGHVLTLGEAYAFGVIWSFVFMSLSMLILRFKRPGPRDFEVPLNIKVGNVHVPIGMTIIFLILAMSAMANLVTKEIATVSGVIFTAAFFAVFQVSEYLRKKREGEAGHEHLEQFNSGEADKISSAALGLALPYRKLVAIRSPYNLSMLQKCLDETDPETTDVVVMTANVLPKGSDDYQPGITEYDRQLLTAVVNLAESAGKSVKPLIVPTNEPLFALAQTAKTIGAQELIMGMSNKFNPEDQLDQIALYWLNICGAKPEPLTIRVLGHDKDVRLDIAGGSRIPKPGAAAPEVAQLMADLRRSWHGVERLLLAYDGSPLSSDFLDTVMSFIDPAIHVTLFYVTENENGVDGEVEGRRIVERGVERARELGRRVQFKQANGEAGEEIVREAVEGKFDAIFMSLRGVYRRGDTSAFASNTRYVLENAPCRVILGFAPKSIPAPAPSHADA; encoded by the coding sequence ATGCCCGTCGGTGAATCCTCCGCCAAGCCCTCCCCGCGGCCGAGCGCGAGCCAGGTGCTGGTCGTCACCAGCGTGATGTTCACGTTCATCTCGTACTGGCGCACGGCGGCGATCGTCCTCTGCGACCTGGCGAGTACGGCCTATTACATCGGCGGGATCGTCGAATCCCAGATCGGCAAGGCCGCCCCCTGGTTCATCCTGGCCGTGATGGTGATGAGCTACGCGGTCTGCACCGTGTACATCGAAAGCTGCGCGATGTTCGTGCGCGGCGGGGTGTACCGGATCGTCAAGGAGGCGATGGGTCGGCAGATGGCCGGGCTGGCCGTCTCCGCCCTCCTTTTCGACTTCATCCTGACCGGCCCGATCAGCGGCGTGACGGCCGGCCAGTACATCATGGGCCTGCTCAACGACCTGCTGAACCTGGGACCCGAGAGCCCGATCATCGTCCACCAGGACCTTTGGTCGTCGCTGATCGCGATCGCCATCACGGTCTATTTCTGGCGCGTGAACACCAAGGGGATCCACGAGTCCAGCGACCAGGCGTTGAAGATCATGGGCGCGACGACCGTGATGGCCGTCGTGCTGATCACCTGGTGCCTGGCGACGATCGCCGTCGATCCGTCCAAGCGCGCCCTCCCCTCGCCCGCGCCCGATTTCTCGAAGAAGGTCGACTTCGAGGGGAAGCCCGTGCTCGATCCCTTCGGCCGCCAGGTCGACCCTCTTGGGTTCCTCGGTCACACGAAGGTCGCCGAGGAGTTGCGGCCGGAAGCCATCAAGGGGAACTGGTGGAGCCTTATCGGCGTCTTCGGGCTCGTGGTCGCGTTCGGCCACTCGGTCCTGGCCATGAGCGGCGAGGAGACGTTGGCCCAGGTTTACCGCGAGGTCGAGAGCCCCAAGCTCAAGAACTTCAAGAAGGCGGCGCTGATCGTCTTCCTGTACAGCTTGCTGCTGACCTCGCTGATCAGCTTCTTCGCCGTGATGATCATTCCAGACGACGTGCGGATGTCGCAGTATTCGGGCAACCTGATCGGCGGTCTGGCGATGAACGTCATCGGCCCGCAATGGGCCCGGCTGGGACTCAACGCGCTGGTCGTGCTGGTCGGCTTCTTGATCCTTTCGGGGGCTGTCAACACGGCGATTATCGGCTCCAACGGCATTCTCAACCGGGTCTCCGAGGACGGGGTGCTCCCCGACTGGTTCCTCAAACCGCACCCGAAGTTCGGCACGACGTCGCGGCTCATCAACCTGGTCGTGATCCTTCAGATCATCACGATCCTTCTGAGCCAGGGCCACGTCCTGACGCTCGGCGAGGCGTATGCGTTCGGCGTGATCTGGAGCTTCGTCTTCATGTCGCTCTCGATGCTGATCCTCCGCTTCAAGCGGCCCGGCCCGCGCGACTTCGAGGTCCCGCTGAACATCAAGGTCGGGAACGTCCACGTCCCGATCGGCATGACGATCATCTTCCTGATCCTGGCGATGTCCGCGATGGCCAACCTGGTGACGAAGGAGATCGCCACGGTTTCCGGCGTGATCTTCACGGCGGCCTTCTTCGCGGTCTTCCAGGTCAGCGAATACCTGAGAAAAAAACGCGAGGGCGAGGCCGGCCACGAGCACCTGGAGCAGTTCAACAGCGGGGAAGCCGACAAGATCTCGTCGGCCGCCCTTGGCCTGGCGCTCCCCTATCGCAAGCTGGTGGCGATCCGATCGCCGTACAATCTGAGCATGCTCCAGAAGTGCCTCGACGAGACCGACCCGGAGACCACCGACGTCGTCGTCATGACGGCCAACGTCCTCCCCAAGGGGAGCGACGACTATCAGCCCGGGATCACCGAGTACGACCGGCAACTGCTGACCGCCGTCGTGAATCTCGCCGAGTCGGCCGGCAAGTCGGTCAAGCCGCTCATCGTCCCCACGAACGAGCCCCTCTTCGCGCTGGCCCAGACCGCCAAGACGATTGGCGCGCAAGAGCTGATCATGGGGATGTCGAACAAGTTCAACCCGGAAGACCAGCTCGACCAGATCGCCCTGTACTGGTTGAACATCTGCGGAGCCAAGCCTGAGCCCTTGACGATCCGCGTCCTGGGTCACGACAAGGACGTCCGCCTGGACATCGCCGGCGGCAGTCGGATTCCCAAGCCCGGCGCGGCCGCCCCCGAGGTCGCCCAGCTCATGGCCGACCTGCGGCGAAGCTGGCACGGCGTCGAGCGGCTTCTGCTGGCCTACGACGGCAGTCCGCTCAGCTCCGACTTCCTCGACACGGTCATGAGCTTCATCGACCCGGCGATCCACGTCACGCTGTTCTACGTGACCGAGAACGAGAACGGGGTCGACGGTGAGGTCGAGGGCCGCCGGATCGTCGAGCGCGGCGTGGAACGGGCGCGTGAGCTGGGTCGCCGCGTCCAGTTCAAGCAGGCCAACGGCGAGGCCGGCGAGGAGATCGTCCGCGAGGCCGTCGAAGGCAAGTTCGACGCGATCTTCATGAGCCTCCGCGGCGTGTACCGTCGCGGCGACACCTCGGCGTTCGCCTCCAACACGCGGTATGTGCTGGAGAACGCTCCCTGCCGCGTGATCCTTGGCTTCGCCCCCAAGTCCATCCCCGCCCCAGCCCCGTCTCACGCCGACGCCTGA
- a CDS encoding glucuronate isomerase, whose product MTAESHDRRPSDSAARELYDEIRRWPIFDPHSHIDPHSPAARNLDEVLGYHYYTELAHSSGMPAADVDPKLAPRERAENLARRLSNLDNTVQYSWLIEIAKTFHDFPHDRIGPDNIAGLYDKALREGDREGKAWDDTVWKKSNLEAVFLTNDFDDPLEGWDTNKYIPCLRTDDLVLKLHEPRTVERLKKATGVDVGDGEGLREAVVKLFERFVAKGARACAISLPPDFSPRKAAPKRSVTPVRRAIKGLELRPDEHDEIRTTVFWTLAECCADFKLPFDLMIGPIRNVYPAGVAGGRDLFDRRVSLYDYRELFNHFSGVTFPVSTLSPDAGAELVAYSWIFPNVLPMGHWWYSNIPAFIAADLKARVQAVPKAKLLGYYSDAYKLEFILPKVNMYKRILAETLAEEGVKGQGWSTERALEVAKLALVDNPRRVFVRRDG is encoded by the coding sequence ATGACCGCCGAGAGCCACGATCGACGCCCGTCCGACTCCGCCGCCCGCGAGCTTTACGATGAGATCCGCCGCTGGCCGATCTTCGACCCGCATTCGCACATCGATCCCCACAGCCCGGCGGCCCGGAACCTGGACGAGGTCCTAGGATACCATTATTACACCGAGCTGGCCCACTCGTCCGGCATGCCCGCCGCCGACGTCGACCCCAAGCTGGCCCCTCGCGAGCGGGCTGAGAACCTGGCCCGGCGGCTCTCCAACCTGGACAACACCGTCCAGTACTCCTGGCTGATCGAGATCGCCAAGACCTTCCACGACTTCCCCCACGACCGCATCGGCCCCGACAACATCGCCGGCCTCTACGACAAGGCCCTCCGCGAAGGCGACCGCGAAGGCAAGGCCTGGGACGACACCGTCTGGAAGAAGAGCAACCTGGAAGCCGTCTTCCTCACCAACGACTTCGACGATCCCCTCGAAGGTTGGGACACCAACAAGTATATCCCCTGCCTGCGGACCGACGACCTTGTCCTGAAGCTCCACGAGCCCAGGACCGTCGAGCGGCTGAAGAAGGCGACCGGCGTGGACGTCGGCGACGGCGAGGGTTTGCGTGAGGCCGTCGTGAAGCTCTTCGAGCGGTTCGTCGCCAAGGGCGCCCGAGCCTGCGCGATCAGCCTGCCGCCGGACTTCTCCCCTCGCAAGGCGGCGCCCAAGCGGTCCGTGACGCCCGTCCGCCGGGCGATCAAAGGGCTCGAACTTCGGCCCGACGAGCACGACGAGATCCGCACGACCGTCTTCTGGACCCTCGCCGAGTGCTGCGCCGACTTCAAGCTGCCGTTCGACCTGATGATCGGCCCGATCCGCAACGTCTACCCGGCCGGCGTGGCCGGCGGTCGCGACCTGTTCGACCGGCGGGTCAGCCTGTACGACTATCGCGAGCTGTTCAACCACTTCTCCGGCGTGACGTTCCCGGTCTCGACGCTTTCGCCCGACGCCGGCGCGGAGCTGGTGGCCTACTCGTGGATCTTCCCGAACGTCCTGCCGATGGGCCACTGGTGGTATTCGAACATCCCCGCGTTCATCGCGGCCGACCTGAAGGCGCGGGTTCAGGCGGTGCCGAAGGCGAAGCTGCTGGGCTACTACTCGGACGCCTACAAGCTGGAGTTCATCCTGCCGAAGGTCAACATGTACAAGCGAATTCTGGCCGAGACGCTGGCCGAGGAGGGCGTGAAGGGGCAGGGGTGGTCGACCGAGCGGGCGCTTGAGGTCGCTAAACTCGCCCTGGTCGACAATCCAAGACGCGTGTTCGTCCGGCGAGACGGCTGA
- a CDS encoding phosphopantothenoylcysteine decarboxylase domain-containing protein: MKVVVTGGGTSAPIDDVRVITNVSTGRTAAAITEACLGLGDEVWHIHAPLAELPLLRFARCDLNADPQTERDRLDDLRRRWLAERDRLHLLPLKVGTVAEYSQALRAALSDGAIDVAFLPMAVSDYEPEARAGKISSKIDDLSIPLRRTPKVIRSVRDWAPSVYLVGFKLLSGVPTEELIQRAHDACLLNRADLTVANDLKDVQAGRHTLHLVRPGQPTETLSPGPDLAARLVERVRTWAREASLG; encoded by the coding sequence ATGAAGGTGGTCGTGACAGGGGGCGGGACGTCGGCCCCCATCGACGACGTGCGGGTCATCACCAACGTCTCGACGGGGAGGACCGCCGCCGCCATTACCGAGGCCTGCCTCGGCCTCGGCGACGAGGTCTGGCACATCCACGCGCCCCTCGCCGAACTCCCCCTGCTCCGCTTCGCCCGGTGCGACCTGAACGCCGACCCTCAAACCGAGCGCGACCGACTGGACGACCTCCGCCGCCGCTGGCTGGCCGAGCGCGACCGCCTCCACCTGCTCCCACTGAAGGTCGGCACGGTGGCCGAGTATTCCCAGGCCCTCCGCGCCGCGCTCTCTGACGGTGCGATCGACGTCGCCTTCCTGCCGATGGCCGTCTCCGACTACGAGCCCGAGGCCCGAGCCGGCAAGATCAGCTCCAAGATCGACGACCTTTCGATCCCTCTCCGGCGCACGCCCAAGGTGATCCGCTCGGTCCGCGACTGGGCGCCGTCGGTCTACCTCGTCGGCTTCAAGCTCCTCTCCGGCGTCCCGACCGAGGAACTCATCCAGCGAGCCCACGACGCCTGCCTGCTCAACCGCGCCGATCTCACAGTCGCCAACGACCTCAAAGACGTCCAGGCCGGCCGCCACACCCTCCACCTCGTCCGCCCCGGTCAGCCGACCGAAACCCTGTCCCCCGGCCCCGACCTGGCCGCGCGGCTGGTCGAACGAGTTCGCACGTGGGCTCGTGAGGCATCCTTGGGGTAA
- a CDS encoding alpha/beta hydrolase — translation MIRTKLAWAFVCCLTCAGPFAAAVVAEEPNYTRKEDVVYGRKHGMALTMDVLTPKEKPNGAAIVWMISGGWYSAHEAINPGYVAEYLKRGYTVFAVVHGSQPKFTIPEAVDDVNRAVRYIRYHAGDYGIDPNRIGVTGASAGGHLSLMLGTAGGLGNPIAKDPVDRDSSRVQAVACYFPPTDFFNYGKPGERALGEGVLKGFKAPFDFNALDAKDKIYRPVDEGMRETLGHQISPITHVSPDDPPTLIMHGDADQLVPIQQAETIIAKMKEKGVEAKLVVKPGESHGWKDLINDQAILADWFDEHLKAKPKTP, via the coding sequence ATGATCCGCACGAAACTCGCCTGGGCCTTCGTCTGCTGCTTGACCTGCGCCGGGCCGTTCGCGGCGGCGGTCGTCGCCGAGGAGCCGAACTACACGCGCAAGGAGGACGTGGTCTACGGGCGGAAGCACGGCATGGCGCTGACGATGGACGTCCTGACGCCGAAGGAGAAACCCAACGGCGCGGCGATCGTCTGGATGATCAGCGGCGGCTGGTACTCGGCCCACGAGGCGATCAACCCGGGGTACGTCGCCGAATACCTGAAGCGGGGTTACACGGTCTTTGCCGTCGTCCACGGCAGCCAGCCGAAGTTCACGATCCCGGAAGCCGTCGACGACGTCAACCGCGCCGTGCGTTACATCCGCTATCATGCCGGCGACTACGGCATCGACCCGAACCGGATCGGCGTGACGGGGGCGTCGGCGGGGGGGCATCTCTCGCTGATGCTGGGGACGGCCGGAGGTTTGGGGAACCCGATCGCCAAGGACCCCGTCGACCGCGACTCCAGCCGGGTGCAGGCCGTCGCCTGCTACTTCCCGCCGACCGACTTCTTCAACTACGGCAAGCCCGGCGAGAGGGCCCTCGGCGAAGGCGTCCTCAAGGGCTTCAAGGCCCCGTTCGACTTCAACGCGCTCGATGCCAAGGACAAGATCTACCGCCCCGTCGACGAGGGGATGCGCGAGACCCTCGGCCACCAGATCAGCCCCATCACCCACGTCTCGCCCGACGACCCGCCGACCCTCATCATGCACGGCGACGCCGATCAACTCGTCCCCATCCAGCAGGCCGAAACCATCATCGCGAAGATGAAGGAGAAAGGCGTCGAGGCCAAGCTCGTCGTCAAGCCAGGCGAGTCTCACGGCTGGAAGGACCTCATCAACGACCAGGCGATCCTCGCCGACTGGTTCGACGAGCACCTGAAGGCGAAGCCGAAGACCCCCTGA
- a CDS encoding hemolysin family protein produces MTSIVALVLGILALLAVAGLFALLGFALASANPRRLRDHAAQGDSGARAALELTKDPDGAGASTRLASTFASTAAAALAGAILGREDDQLAWPMIVFATLAIAAAATVLTDAVPRAFAAGRPEWYASKLARAVGFFARILAPAAKFLRRSGAGMARRLGARAPERAAGAEQKIKDLMREGVESGSFDPSRHVIFQRVFRFCDRRARALMTPRDRVVWLDVRDTPEEIARKITLSPHASIPVCDETLDNLLGMVQMKDLLARGAEGQPTRFKGLLTLPDFIYEGTRGPQILDALRKAPTGAAVVLDEYGSVVGVITLADVRDALLGTMVETAEDEAPRAVQRPDGSWLLDGRFPVDEFVDLFQLSDPPQGEFDTLGGLVVTKLGRIPSVGEGFEDLGLRFEVVDMDANRVDHVLVRPLEFLF; encoded by the coding sequence ATGACATCGATAGTGGCCCTCGTCCTGGGGATCCTGGCTCTGCTCGCGGTCGCCGGCCTGTTCGCCCTTCTGGGGTTCGCCCTGGCCTCGGCCAATCCGAGACGGCTGCGCGACCACGCCGCGCAGGGGGACTCGGGAGCGAGGGCGGCCCTGGAACTGACGAAGGATCCGGACGGGGCCGGGGCCTCGACTCGCCTGGCGTCGACGTTCGCGTCGACGGCGGCCGCCGCCCTGGCGGGGGCGATCCTGGGACGCGAAGACGATCAACTCGCCTGGCCGATGATCGTCTTCGCCACCCTGGCGATCGCCGCGGCGGCCACGGTCCTGACCGACGCCGTCCCCCGAGCCTTCGCGGCGGGCCGGCCCGAGTGGTACGCCTCAAAACTTGCCCGGGCCGTCGGCTTCTTCGCCCGGATCCTGGCCCCGGCCGCGAAGTTTTTGCGTCGCTCCGGGGCTGGAATGGCGCGGCGGCTCGGCGCGCGAGCTCCAGAACGCGCCGCCGGAGCCGAACAGAAGATCAAGGACTTGATGCGCGAGGGGGTCGAATCGGGCTCGTTCGATCCCTCGCGGCACGTCATCTTCCAGCGCGTCTTTCGGTTCTGCGACCGCCGAGCCCGGGCGTTGATGACGCCTCGCGACCGCGTCGTCTGGCTGGACGTCCGCGACACGCCCGAGGAGATCGCCCGCAAGATCACCCTCAGTCCTCACGCCAGCATCCCGGTCTGCGACGAGACGCTCGACAATCTGCTGGGCATGGTGCAGATGAAGGACCTCCTCGCCCGCGGCGCCGAGGGCCAGCCGACGCGGTTCAAGGGGCTTCTCACCCTCCCCGACTTCATCTACGAAGGGACGCGCGGGCCGCAGATCCTCGACGCACTCCGCAAGGCCCCCACCGGCGCAGCGGTGGTGCTCGACGAGTACGGCTCGGTCGTCGGCGTCATCACCCTGGCCGACGTCCGCGACGCCCTGCTCGGGACGATGGTCGAGACCGCCGAGGACGAGGCCCCCCGCGCCGTTCAGCGTCCCGACGGTTCCTGGCTGCTCGACGGCCGTTTCCCCGTCGACGAGTTCGTCGACCTCTTCCAGCTTTCCGACCCGCCCCAGGGCGAATTCGACACTCTCGGCGGCCTGGTCGTCACCAAGCTCGGCCGGATCCCCAGCGTCGGCGAGGGCTTCGAAGACCTGGGCCTGCGCTTCGAGGTCGTTGACATGGACGCGAACCGCGTCGACCATGTGCTCGTCCGACCACTCGAGTTCCTGTTCTGA
- a CDS encoding DUF4177 domain-containing protein: protein MLHISCPSCGERGKIPAHLVGAKIKCKKCGAAFQVPGADKVPAAVGAGAAAAAASASAPTQTYDGIAVDGLDPAAWTLAPDQSSIVPAAEHHEPAHAAAVAPAPSSGGTREYKLLTSRDKIFEGKFDLTRLEDAINHYARQGWTAKSMCLPHIKNFQGSMQEELIVLLER, encoded by the coding sequence ATGCTCCACATCAGTTGCCCATCGTGCGGTGAACGCGGCAAGATCCCGGCCCACCTGGTCGGGGCGAAAATCAAATGCAAGAAGTGCGGCGCCGCCTTCCAGGTGCCCGGCGCGGATAAGGTCCCGGCCGCCGTCGGCGCGGGGGCCGCTGCGGCCGCGGCTTCGGCCTCGGCGCCGACCCAGACCTACGACGGGATCGCCGTCGACGGCCTGGACCCCGCCGCCTGGACGCTCGCGCCGGACCAATCGTCGATCGTCCCCGCCGCCGAGCACCACGAGCCGGCGCACGCCGCCGCCGTCGCCCCCGCGCCGTCGTCCGGCGGAACGAGGGAATACAAACTGCTGACGTCGCGCGACAAGATCTTCGAGGGGAAGTTCGACCTGACCCGCCTTGAAGACGCCATCAACCACTACGCCCGACAAGGCTGGACGGCGAAGTCCATGTGCCTGCCGCACATCAAGAACTTCCAGGGCTCCATGCAGGAGGAACTCATCGTCCTGCTGGAGCGATGA